One region of Epilithonimonas zeae genomic DNA includes:
- a CDS encoding translocation/assembly module TamB: MKLKLNWRKIIRRSLVTIISILVFFIVLIFSLRIPFFQNMIKDRLIVYLEGKIKTKVSLEKVYIGFPNSLVMENLYLQGEDVDTLLSAKKLDVGLDMWRLIKSKADLTSIDLEGVRANVVRNPKGKFNFDYIIDAFATSEKEESPSKPFIISLDKIKLKDIGLSFNDQQSKNDINLYFKSFDTRVKTFDLQNNSYAVNDINLDGLKLKLKQDLIEEVSKNVEKKVDSLNQKKPMKLGLNGIKLTNFNIDYGDDNTKTFAKVLFKELSTKVNSIDLDNSNYDIGNVYLTGANINANLFFPSSNANSQKEEKPEVSKNSDKEKAMKVLLGKLILDDVKVAYNNTAVAPTKSGMDFNHLNFGTLNLDVRNFKMENNGFAGTVKSAEIQEERGLDVQTFNTDFVYAEKEAYLKNLYLQTSKTILRDEVVLNYNSIEQLSANPGAVKISANIENSKIGFSDILNLVPTLRNTAPFNKYPNAVLNVNANVKGLVNDLLINDLKVSGLDQLRVAASGRIKNVMNPDNLYYDLKIGELASSGKTVFNLVPKGTIPSNISLPSHFSIKGFAKGTTKVVNTNLTLYSTLGNAGIIANVDMRRKNREMYDVKANLQNLQLGKIIQNKDLGPITAQIAAKGESFDFKNANADLKGNVQSAVYKGYRYQNMNLVGKINRGAYHINLVSKDPNANLHLTASGVYDDKNPTIKINGNINKLDLNKLGFYSSPMIIAGGIDGDFKSLDPDNLNGYLNLQDFAISDTKEIYPIQEIKLNAISTADSTKIQFNSQIADVELNGKYKLTQIFGALSQTINQYYQFQKPGKVEKVDPGQYFTLIAIIKNDDLIRKFVPDLKSFETINITGNYNADSQIIELNAKIPQVVYGTNTLENTNLKVTNQNQALQYNLDVAALKSESFALNKVNINGDVADNIINYNITTKDEKDATQFLIAGNAKSMNDITEISLNPNGLKLNYMDWTVAEGNKIQIGSQGILADNFRLSNAGSEILLQSESNSPNSPLNVSLKDFKIETITEIIKKDSLLAKGNINGTSQLRNLTKDMTFTSDIDVTDLFVFGSPVGNLDIKVNNQSANILNADIALSGNDNDVKITGNYNTSESSFDMNLAMNQLQMKTLQGFTMNAITNTEGYLSGDLKISGTTTEPRILGDVKMNNVGLMIAQTGSDFRKINDKISFTNRGIEFDDFKINDKDGNSLKVDGQVLTQTYRDFTFNLDVNAKDFKVVNSEKSNDAMMYGILSIDAALKVRGNLDLPKVDGRLAVSDDTDFTFVLPQSSPALQERDGIVEFIDQDQIALNKTIVADSLKTENKIKGMDVSVNIEVSKEAKMSVIIDKANGDFVNIQGDAELTGGIDPSGKVTLVGVYEVEKGSYDMTVSLLKRQFEIQKGSTITWTGEPTAATLDITAVYKTETAPLDLVQQQISGESAVNLNQYKQRMEFNTLLKMKGELLKPVISFDITTAEKNNAVSSTVKDVVDQKLTQLRTDENEMNKQVFALLLLNRFIGENPFENSAGLSTEAMARQSVSKILSQQLNNLASDLVKGVDLNLDLESSEDYSTGNKNTRTDLNVDISKRLLNDRLKVSVGSNFGLEGDARQNENTTNIAGDVTVDYSLSKDGRYMLRAYRKNEYQVALQGQIVETGLGFIITLDYDKFREIFQSAKKEKRRRERNNNQAVEFK; the protein is encoded by the coding sequence TTGAAATTAAAACTCAACTGGCGTAAAATTATTCGGCGTTCCCTTGTAACCATTATTTCCATACTGGTTTTTTTTATTGTGCTTATATTTAGCCTGAGAATACCATTTTTTCAGAATATGATAAAGGATAGACTTATTGTTTATCTGGAAGGTAAAATTAAAACTAAAGTCTCTTTGGAAAAAGTTTACATTGGTTTCCCAAACAGTTTGGTCATGGAAAATCTGTATTTGCAAGGCGAGGATGTGGATACGCTTTTATCAGCAAAGAAGCTAGATGTAGGACTCGATATGTGGCGGTTGATAAAGTCCAAAGCTGATCTTACGTCAATTGATTTGGAAGGCGTTCGTGCGAATGTTGTCCGTAATCCAAAAGGAAAATTCAATTTCGATTATATTATTGATGCTTTTGCAACTTCGGAAAAGGAAGAAAGTCCATCTAAGCCTTTCATTATTTCTTTAGATAAAATTAAATTGAAAGATATTGGATTATCGTTCAATGATCAGCAATCCAAAAATGATATCAATCTTTATTTCAAATCTTTTGATACCAGAGTTAAAACATTTGACCTTCAAAATAATTCCTACGCTGTTAATGACATTAATCTTGATGGTTTGAAATTAAAACTGAAGCAGGATTTGATAGAAGAAGTCTCTAAAAATGTGGAGAAAAAAGTTGATTCCCTCAACCAGAAAAAGCCGATGAAATTAGGTCTGAATGGAATAAAACTGACTAATTTCAATATCGATTATGGCGATGATAATACGAAGACATTTGCTAAAGTTTTATTTAAAGAATTAAGCACAAAAGTGAACAGTATTGATCTTGATAATAGTAATTATGACATTGGTAATGTTTATTTAACCGGAGCTAATATCAATGCGAATTTATTTTTTCCATCTTCGAACGCCAATTCTCAAAAAGAAGAAAAACCTGAAGTTTCAAAAAATTCTGACAAAGAAAAAGCGATGAAAGTCCTACTAGGGAAATTGATTCTGGATGATGTTAAAGTTGCTTATAACAATACAGCGGTTGCGCCAACCAAAAGCGGAATGGATTTCAATCATCTTAATTTTGGAACACTCAATCTTGATGTCCGCAATTTCAAAATGGAAAACAACGGTTTTGCAGGAACTGTAAAATCTGCAGAAATTCAGGAAGAGAGAGGTTTGGATGTTCAGACATTCAATACAGATTTTGTGTATGCCGAGAAAGAAGCTTATCTGAAAAATCTTTATCTGCAAACATCAAAAACCATTTTGAGGGACGAAGTTGTTCTTAATTATAATTCCATCGAGCAATTATCAGCCAATCCTGGCGCTGTGAAAATTTCAGCCAATATAGAAAATTCCAAAATCGGTTTTTCTGATATTCTGAATCTCGTTCCGACGCTTAGAAATACAGCACCTTTCAACAAATATCCCAATGCAGTTCTTAATGTTAATGCCAATGTGAAAGGTCTTGTTAATGATTTATTGATTAACGATTTGAAAGTTTCCGGTTTAGATCAATTGCGAGTTGCGGCTTCCGGCAGAATCAAAAATGTGATGAATCCGGATAATTTGTATTACGATTTGAAAATTGGCGAACTGGCTTCATCAGGAAAAACAGTTTTCAATCTGGTGCCGAAAGGAACTATTCCGTCCAACATTTCTTTGCCATCACATTTCAGCATCAAAGGTTTTGCTAAAGGAACTACGAAAGTTGTGAATACGAATCTGACTTTATATTCAACTTTGGGAAATGCAGGAATTATTGCCAATGTTGATATGCGCAGAAAAAATCGTGAAATGTACGATGTAAAAGCCAATCTTCAGAATTTGCAACTCGGAAAGATTATTCAGAATAAAGATTTGGGACCAATCACGGCTCAGATAGCTGCGAAAGGCGAAAGCTTCGATTTCAAAAATGCCAATGCGGATTTGAAAGGCAATGTTCAATCTGCAGTTTATAAAGGTTATCGCTACCAAAATATGAATTTGGTTGGAAAAATTAACCGTGGCGCTTACCACATCAATTTAGTTTCAAAAGATCCGAATGCGAATCTTCATCTCACAGCTTCAGGGGTTTATGATGACAAAAATCCGACAATTAAAATCAATGGAAATATCAACAAATTAGATTTAAATAAATTAGGGTTTTACAGTTCACCAATGATTATCGCAGGTGGAATTGACGGCGATTTCAAAAGTTTGGATCCAGATAATCTCAACGGTTATCTCAATCTACAGGACTTTGCAATTTCTGATACGAAAGAAATCTATCCAATTCAGGAAATTAAACTCAATGCTATTTCTACTGCGGATTCAACCAAGATTCAATTCAATTCTCAGATTGCAGATGTTGAACTGAATGGAAAATATAAGCTGACTCAGATTTTCGGAGCATTGTCTCAGACAATTAATCAATATTATCAATTCCAAAAACCTGGTAAAGTTGAAAAAGTAGATCCGGGGCAATATTTTACACTGATTGCAATCATCAAAAATGATGACTTGATCAGGAAATTTGTTCCCGATTTGAAAAGCTTCGAAACGATTAATATCACAGGGAATTACAATGCAGATTCTCAAATAATCGAACTTAATGCGAAAATTCCGCAGGTGGTTTATGGAACCAATACTTTGGAAAATACGAATTTGAAGGTAACCAATCAGAATCAGGCATTGCAATATAATCTGGATGTTGCTGCCTTGAAAAGTGAAAGTTTTGCTTTGAATAAAGTGAATATCAATGGCGATGTGGCTGATAACATCATTAATTATAATATAACGACCAAAGACGAAAAAGATGCAACACAATTCCTGATTGCCGGAAACGCTAAGTCAATGAATGACATTACAGAAATTTCACTCAATCCAAATGGTTTAAAACTGAATTATATGGATTGGACAGTTGCTGAAGGTAACAAAATCCAAATTGGAAGTCAGGGGATTTTAGCGGATAATTTCAGATTGTCAAATGCCGGAAGTGAGATTCTGTTACAATCTGAAAGCAATTCTCCAAACAGTCCGCTGAACGTTTCGCTGAAGGATTTTAAGATTGAAACCATTACCGAGATCATTAAAAAAGATTCACTTTTAGCGAAAGGTAATATCAACGGAACATCGCAACTGAGAAATTTGACGAAGGATATGACATTCACATCGGATATTGATGTGACTGATTTATTCGTCTTTGGAAGTCCGGTAGGAAATCTTGATATCAAAGTCAACAATCAGTCTGCTAATATTCTGAATGCTGATATTGCACTCTCTGGCAATGACAATGATGTGAAAATTACAGGAAATTATAATACTTCCGAAAGTTCTTTTGATATGAATCTGGCAATGAATCAGCTTCAGATGAAAACGCTGCAAGGCTTCACAATGAATGCCATTACGAATACGGAAGGGTATCTTTCTGGTGATTTGAAAATCTCTGGTACAACCACTGAACCGAGAATTCTTGGTGATGTTAAGATGAATAATGTTGGACTGATGATCGCACAAACGGGAAGTGATTTCAGGAAGATTAATGATAAAATTTCATTCACCAATAGAGGAATTGAGTTTGATGATTTCAAAATCAATGATAAAGATGGTAATTCTTTAAAAGTTGATGGACAAGTTTTAACTCAGACCTACAGAGATTTTACTTTCAATCTTGATGTTAATGCCAAAGATTTCAAAGTCGTGAATTCTGAAAAATCCAATGATGCAATGATGTACGGAATTTTGTCTATCGATGCAGCGCTAAAAGTTCGGGGAAACTTGGATTTGCCAAAAGTAGATGGTAGATTGGCCGTTTCTGATGATACGGATTTCACATTTGTTTTGCCTCAATCAAGTCCGGCTTTGCAGGAAAGGGACGGTATTGTAGAATTCATTGATCAGGATCAGATTGCTTTGAACAAAACCATTGTCGCAGATTCTTTGAAAACGGAAAACAAAATCAAAGGAATGGACGTGAGTGTGAATATCGAAGTCAGCAAAGAAGCGAAAATGTCCGTGATTATTGACAAAGCGAATGGCGATTTTGTAAATATTCAAGGTGATGCCGAACTGACAGGTGGCATTGATCCCTCTGGAAAAGTAACTTTAGTCGGTGTTTATGAAGTGGAAAAAGGAAGTTATGATATGACAGTGAGTTTACTGAAACGCCAATTCGAAATTCAAAAAGGAAGTACGATTACGTGGACTGGCGAACCGACAGCAGCAACGCTCGATATTACCGCCGTTTATAAAACTGAGACGGCGCCGTTAGACTTGGTTCAGCAACAAATCAGTGGAGAAAGTGCAGTCAATCTGAATCAATACAAACAAAGAATGGAGTTCAATACTTTGCTGAAAATGAAAGGCGAATTGTTGAAACCGGTTATCTCTTTTGATATCACAACTGCTGAAAAAAATAATGCAGTTTCATCTACAGTGAAAGATGTTGTAGATCAAAAACTGACTCAATTACGAACTGATGAAAACGAAATGAACAAGCAGGTTTTTGCTTTGCTTCTACTGAACAGATTCATCGGGGAAAATCCATTTGAAAACAGTGCCGGACTTTCTACGGAGGCGATGGCTAGACAAAGTGTGAGTAAAATTCTTTCTCAACAACTGAATAATCTGGCTTCTGATTTGGTAAAAGGTGTTGATCTTAATTTGGACTTAGAATCTTCCGAAGATTATTCTACAGGAAACAAAAATACCAGAACAGATTTGAATGTCGATATCAGCAAAAGATTATTGAATGACCGACTGAAGGTCTCTGTGGGAAGTAACTTCGGGTTGGAAGGCGATGCAAGGCAAAACGAAAATACGACCAATATTGCGGGCGATGTTACCGTAGATTACAGCCTTTCCAAAGATGGAAGATATATGCTGAGAGCTTACCGTAAAAACGAATATCAGGTTGCGCTGCAAGGGCAAATTGTGGAAACTGGATTAGGTTTTATCATTACTTTGGATTATGATAAATTCCGTGAGATTTTCCAGAGCGCCAAAAAGGAAAAGAGAAGAAGAGAAAGAAATAATAACCAAGCTGTAGAATTTAAATAA